A region of Flavobacterium indicum GPTSA100-9 = DSM 17447 DNA encodes the following proteins:
- a CDS encoding DUF4199 domain-containing protein, whose protein sequence is MNEIIKQNGIKFGIIGGLINIAIVLGIYLTDYKLFASSGIGLISLIASVAISISLFIVTKKQLNGQLSFKEGFTTYFIYTINSIAIATLFQILLYNVIDPELKAKVTEIVIEKTAEMMKSISGSNEILKDTIKKLKEEDSFSVGNQIFGAVWTLALSCIWGLILAAIFKSKTNNSPFNQ, encoded by the coding sequence ATGAACGAAATTATTAAACAAAACGGAATTAAATTTGGAATTATAGGTGGCTTAATCAACATTGCAATTGTATTAGGGATTTATTTAACAGATTATAAATTATTTGCAAGCAGTGGTATTGGTTTAATTTCTTTAATTGCATCAGTTGCAATTAGTATTTCATTATTCATTGTTACCAAAAAGCAATTAAACGGACAGCTTTCTTTTAAAGAAGGTTTTACAACCTATTTTATTTATACTATAAATTCAATTGCAATTGCAACTTTATTTCAAATTCTACTTTACAACGTAATTGATCCTGAATTAAAAGCAAAAGTTACAGAAATTGTAATCGAAAAAACTGCTGAAATGATGAAAAGCATTAGTGGTTCTAATGAAATATTAAAAGATACAATAAAAAAATTAAAAGAAGAAGATTCTTTTTCAGTAGGAAATCAAATTTTTGGAGCTGTTTGGACTTTAGCATTATCATGTATTTGGGGTTTAATTCTTGCTGCTATTTTCAAATCAAAAACCAACAATTCGCCATTTAATCAATAA
- a CDS encoding glycosyltransferase family 2 protein, producing the protein MNISVVIPLLNEQESLPELCKWIEKVMQSHNFSYEILFVDDGSTDQSWNTILQLSKTNSNIKGIKFLRNYGKSQGLHAGFAQAQGDVVITMDADLQDSPDEIPDLYNMVMNQGYDLVSGWKKKRYDSVVAKNLPSKLFNWAARKISGVKLNDFNCGLKAYKNIVIKNIEVSGEMHRYIPVLAKNAGFSKIGEKVVIHQARKYGSSKFGMDRFVNGFLDLITIWFISKFGKRPMHFFGLLGTMMFVIGFGLALYLGIDKLFIHTKARLITERPQFYIALTSMIIGTQLFLAGFLGEIILRTKNNEERYKISEKI; encoded by the coding sequence ATGAATATATCAGTCGTAATACCTTTATTAAACGAACAAGAATCGTTACCGGAATTATGTAAATGGATTGAGAAAGTTATGCAAAGTCATAACTTTTCTTATGAAATACTATTTGTAGACGACGGTAGTACCGATCAGTCTTGGAACACCATATTACAACTTTCTAAAACAAATTCTAATATCAAAGGAATTAAGTTTTTACGTAATTATGGTAAAAGCCAAGGGTTACATGCAGGCTTTGCTCAGGCTCAAGGAGATGTAGTAATTACTATGGATGCCGATTTACAAGACAGTCCAGATGAAATTCCTGACTTGTATAATATGGTTATGAATCAGGGTTATGATTTAGTTTCGGGATGGAAGAAAAAACGCTACGACTCGGTAGTCGCAAAAAATTTACCTTCCAAATTATTTAATTGGGCTGCCAGAAAAATTTCGGGTGTTAAATTAAATGACTTCAATTGCGGATTAAAAGCCTACAAAAATATCGTAATCAAGAATATTGAAGTTTCAGGTGAAATGCATCGTTACATTCCGGTTTTAGCTAAAAATGCCGGATTTTCTAAAATTGGCGAAAAAGTAGTTATTCATCAAGCTAGAAAATATGGAAGCTCCAAATTTGGAATGGATCGTTTTGTAAATGGTTTTTTAGATTTAATTACTATTTGGTTTATTTCAAAATTCGGAAAAAGACCGATGCACTTTTTCGGTTTATTAGGGACAATGATGTTTGTAATTGGTTTTGGTTTAGCTTTATACCTAGGAATAGACAAATTATTTATTCATACAAAAGCTCGTCTGATAACAGAAAGACCACAATTTTATATAGCTTTAACCTCTATGATTATTGGAACCCAATTGTTTTTAGCTGGTTTCTTAGGTGAAATCATTTTAAGAACAAAAAATAATGAAGAGCGTTATAAAATTTCAGAAAAAATATAA
- a CDS encoding phospho-sugar mutase: MHIEQHILDKANEWMTATFDQETQQEIEKMMTSAPKELEDSFYKNLEFGTGGMRGIMGVGTNRINKYTLGKNTQGISNYLKKCFPGEELKVVIAYDCRHNSNTLAKIVADVFSANGIKVYLFSDLRPTPELSFALKYLKCHVGIVLTASHNPPEYNGYKVYWQDGGQIVPPQDAEIIQEIEDLNYTDINFKANDTLIQFIDKEIDDAFVTSTIENASFNTPKEAKENLKIVYTSLHGTSIKAIPAVLTKAGYTDLNIVKEQEVPDGNFPTVQSPNPEEPEALTMALALADKIGGDIVVGTDPDSDRLGVAVRDNDGKMILLNGNQTMVIMTAYLLEQWKRAGKLTGNEFIGSTIVSTPMMLDLASAYEVECKVGLTGFKWIAKFIKDFPNQKFIGGGEESFGFMVGDAVRDKDAVAATLLVCEIAAQAKAAGSSLYKELQNLYLDYGFYKEHLISITKKGMDGANEIKQMMVDLRENPMATINGQRVICIEDYQSSKGKDFMNNETFDISIPKSNVLIYYLEDGSKICARPSGTEPKIKFYFSVNTPLESIAKYDETEELLNQKIQNIITEMKLNN; this comes from the coding sequence ATGCACATTGAACAACATATTTTAGACAAAGCAAACGAGTGGATGACTGCCACTTTTGATCAAGAAACCCAACAAGAAATTGAAAAAATGATGACTTCTGCTCCAAAAGAGTTGGAAGATTCTTTCTATAAAAACCTGGAGTTTGGAACTGGTGGTATGCGTGGAATTATGGGTGTAGGAACCAATAGAATCAACAAGTATACTTTAGGCAAAAACACCCAAGGTATTTCTAACTATTTAAAAAAGTGTTTTCCAGGTGAAGAATTAAAAGTGGTAATTGCTTACGACTGTCGCCATAATAGTAATACTTTAGCTAAAATAGTTGCAGATGTTTTTTCTGCAAATGGAATTAAAGTTTATTTATTCTCTGACTTACGCCCAACTCCTGAACTTTCTTTTGCACTAAAATATTTGAAATGTCATGTTGGAATTGTTTTAACAGCTTCTCATAATCCACCTGAATATAACGGCTATAAAGTTTATTGGCAAGATGGCGGTCAAATTGTTCCACCGCAAGACGCTGAAATTATTCAAGAAATTGAAGACTTGAATTATACAGACATCAACTTCAAAGCAAATGATACTTTAATTCAGTTCATTGACAAAGAAATTGACGACGCTTTTGTTACTTCAACTATTGAAAATGCCAGTTTCAATACCCCTAAAGAAGCGAAAGAAAATCTAAAAATAGTTTACACTTCTTTACACGGCACTTCGATAAAAGCAATACCTGCCGTTTTAACTAAAGCCGGTTATACGGATTTGAATATAGTAAAAGAACAAGAAGTACCTGACGGTAATTTCCCAACAGTACAATCTCCTAATCCAGAAGAACCAGAAGCGTTGACTATGGCTTTAGCATTAGCTGATAAAATTGGAGGTGATATCGTTGTCGGTACCGACCCTGATTCGGATCGTTTAGGAGTGGCTGTACGCGATAATGACGGAAAAATGATTTTATTAAATGGAAATCAAACCATGGTTATCATGACGGCTTACTTACTAGAGCAATGGAAAAGAGCAGGCAAATTAACAGGTAATGAATTCATTGGTTCTACTATTGTTTCAACACCAATGATGCTTGACTTAGCAAGTGCTTATGAAGTGGAATGCAAGGTAGGTTTGACTGGATTTAAATGGATTGCTAAGTTTATTAAAGATTTTCCGAATCAGAAATTTATTGGTGGTGGAGAAGAAAGTTTCGGATTTATGGTGGGCGATGCAGTACGTGATAAAGATGCGGTTGCTGCTACCCTATTAGTTTGTGAAATTGCTGCACAAGCTAAAGCTGCCGGAAGTTCTTTATACAAAGAATTACAAAATCTATATTTAGATTACGGTTTCTATAAAGAGCACTTAATATCTATCACTAAAAAAGGTATGGATGGTGCAAATGAAATTAAACAAATGATGGTTGACTTAAGAGAAAATCCTATGGCAACTATTAATGGCCAACGTGTGATTTGTATTGAAGATTACCAATCTTCCAAAGGAAAAGATTTTATGAATAATGAAACGTTTGACATATCGATTCCAAAATCAAATGTTTTAATTTATTATTTGGAAGACGGAAGTAAAATTTGTGCTCGTCCAAGTGGTACAGAACCTAAAATTAAATTCTATTTCAGTGTAAATACACCGCTAGAAAGCATAGCTAAGTACGATGAAACAGAAGAACTTTTAAATCAAAAAATTCAGAATATTATTACTGAAATGAAATTAAATAATTAA
- a CDS encoding ABC transporter ATP-binding protein: protein MKKVIDKLKPYILPFKTHVYWNIFYNILYALFGTLSFVTLIPMLRVLFDESKRITEEPVYTGFTNVFEYLENSFYFKVTQLTEKGDAQFALVYVVALVIFTFLLKNLAGYLASYHMLKLRNGVMANLRKVMFNKIIQLPISFYSEKRKGDVMARMLGDVSDMQNSFFVILELVVKEPLTILFSIAMMFFLSWKLTLFVFIFIPISGLIISRIGKRLKEQSLSAQNESGYLISLVEESLSGMKVVKSYNAETIFENKFNGSVQKLLRLSNKIGKKNNLASPMSEFLGIITIAILLLYGGQLVLIDKTLDGPIFISFMGLAYNILTPAKAISKASYSVKGGTAAAERVFEILEQDITIADKTTAIEKATFDQSIELKNISFGYQNDYVLKNFSLKVPKGKTVALVGQSGSGKSTIANLLTRFYDVNEGEILIDDINIKDWKMSSLREKIGLVTQDSILFNDTIKNNLLIGKPNASDDEIIHALKVANAYEFVKDLSNGINTSIGDAGGKLSGGQKQRLSIARAVLKNPPIMILDEATSALDTESEKLVQDALEHLMQNRTSVVIAHRLSTIQKADLIVVMQKGEIVEQGTHQELLAMNGTYSKLVTLQSLEN from the coding sequence ATGAAAAAAGTAATTGACAAATTAAAACCTTATATATTACCATTTAAAACTCACGTTTATTGGAATATTTTTTATAACATTTTATATGCCTTGTTTGGGACATTATCATTTGTAACTTTAATTCCAATGTTAAGGGTTTTATTTGATGAATCAAAAAGGATTACTGAGGAACCTGTATATACAGGATTTACAAATGTTTTTGAATATTTAGAAAATTCGTTTTATTTTAAAGTAACACAATTAACAGAAAAAGGCGATGCTCAATTTGCATTAGTTTACGTTGTTGCTCTTGTAATATTTACGTTTTTACTTAAAAATTTAGCCGGATATTTAGCTTCTTATCATATGTTAAAATTAAGAAATGGAGTGATGGCTAATTTAAGAAAAGTGATGTTTAATAAAATCATTCAACTACCTATTTCTTTCTATTCAGAAAAAAGAAAAGGAGACGTTATGGCAAGAATGTTAGGCGATGTAAGTGATATGCAAAACTCCTTTTTTGTCATCTTAGAATTAGTTGTAAAAGAACCACTTACTATATTATTTTCAATTGCAATGATGTTTTTTCTAAGTTGGAAACTTACACTTTTTGTATTCATATTTATTCCAATTTCAGGATTAATTATTTCAAGAATTGGAAAAAGATTAAAAGAACAATCTTTGAGTGCCCAAAATGAAAGTGGCTATTTAATTTCATTAGTTGAAGAATCATTATCGGGAATGAAAGTTGTGAAAAGTTATAATGCTGAAACTATTTTTGAAAATAAATTTAATGGTTCAGTTCAAAAATTATTGCGTTTATCCAATAAAATTGGAAAGAAAAACAATTTAGCTTCACCAATGAGTGAATTCTTAGGTATTATTACTATTGCCATACTTTTATTATATGGAGGTCAACTTGTTTTAATTGACAAAACTTTAGACGGGCCTATATTTATTTCGTTTATGGGATTAGCTTACAATATTTTAACACCAGCAAAAGCTATTTCTAAAGCTTCCTATTCTGTAAAAGGTGGTACCGCAGCAGCTGAACGTGTGTTTGAAATTTTAGAACAAGACATAACTATTGCAGACAAAACTACAGCAATTGAAAAAGCAACTTTTGATCAATCTATAGAATTAAAAAATATTTCATTTGGTTATCAAAACGATTATGTATTGAAGAATTTTTCATTGAAAGTACCTAAAGGAAAAACTGTTGCTTTGGTAGGTCAATCGGGTTCTGGAAAAAGTACGATTGCCAATTTATTAACTCGATTTTATGATGTAAATGAAGGTGAAATATTAATTGATGATATCAACATCAAAGATTGGAAAATGTCGAGTTTGAGAGAAAAAATTGGATTAGTTACACAAGATTCTATTTTATTCAATGATACAATTAAAAATAATTTATTAATTGGTAAACCCAATGCTTCTGATGATGAAATAATTCATGCGCTAAAAGTTGCCAATGCCTATGAATTTGTTAAAGATTTATCAAATGGCATAAATACAAGTATTGGTGATGCGGGTGGTAAATTGTCTGGTGGACAAAAACAACGTCTTTCAATAGCAAGAGCCGTATTAAAAAACCCACCAATTATGATACTAGATGAAGCTACCTCTGCGCTAGATACAGAAAGTGAAAAATTAGTACAAGATGCATTAGAACATTTAATGCAAAACAGAACTTCAGTTGTTATTGCGCACCGACTATCAACCATTCAAAAAGCTGATTTAATTGTTGTTATGCAAAAAGGAGAAATTGTAGAACAAGGAACACATCAAGAATTATTGGCAATGAATGGAACCTATTCAAAATTAGTAACGCTACAATCTTTAGAAAACTAA